From Haloterrigena alkaliphila, one genomic window encodes:
- a CDS encoding ATP-binding protein: MSEQREILVGETDDGSDLWLPVVELLTGRGFVTGKSGSGKSNTASVIAEELLEAGYPLLIVDTDGEYYGLKEEYEMLHAGADEECDIQIGPEHAEQMATLALEENVPIILDVSGYLDEEEADELLRETARQLFVKEKKLKKPFLLVVEEVHEYIPEGGGMGETGRLLIKISKRGRKHGLGILGISQRPADVKKDFITQANWLVWHRLTWDNDTNVVGRIIDTEYSELVAELDDGQGFVQTDWMDIDVRKVQFRRKRTFDAGATPGLDDFERPELKSVSDALVGDLEDISERKEREQDRILELENELEKKEKRIETLEDELESARDVSSAAKQMADALTQKETVQAQLGGGNDDELRRLHDEIVDLEEERDDLREELEERDERIETLEAKLESRTETMETLRAENERLQERVRDLEGDATEAAEATTAESDDEIVYAGGDEVEFGFTSIREELETAGQDGDGRDRDGRADDRNGDERTVDDERTVGDERTGSDERADPATTEIETEPVESATEDLFEGDWIDDRLARAADQSQCSVAEARQALAVLARYGPLETAVVAGSVDRSTVAVQSLLSELRTEGVLDRPAERTYTLSDDVRSTLDAAVSAD, encoded by the coding sequence GAAGTCGAACACGGCGTCGGTCATCGCCGAGGAACTGCTCGAAGCCGGGTACCCCCTCCTGATCGTCGACACCGACGGCGAGTACTACGGGCTCAAGGAGGAGTACGAGATGCTCCACGCCGGCGCCGACGAGGAGTGTGACATCCAGATCGGGCCGGAGCACGCCGAGCAGATGGCGACGCTGGCTCTCGAGGAGAACGTCCCGATCATCCTCGACGTCTCGGGCTACCTCGACGAGGAGGAGGCCGACGAACTGCTGCGCGAGACGGCGCGACAGCTGTTCGTCAAGGAGAAGAAACTGAAGAAACCCTTCTTGCTGGTGGTCGAGGAGGTCCACGAGTACATTCCCGAGGGCGGCGGCATGGGGGAGACGGGGCGGTTGCTGATCAAGATCAGCAAACGCGGGCGCAAACACGGCCTCGGGATCCTCGGGATCAGTCAGCGGCCGGCCGACGTCAAGAAGGACTTCATCACGCAGGCGAACTGGCTCGTCTGGCACCGACTGACCTGGGACAACGACACGAACGTCGTCGGACGAATCATCGACACCGAGTACTCGGAACTCGTCGCCGAACTCGACGACGGACAGGGATTCGTCCAGACAGACTGGATGGACATCGACGTACGGAAGGTGCAGTTCCGCCGGAAGCGGACCTTCGACGCCGGCGCGACGCCCGGCCTCGACGACTTCGAACGCCCCGAACTGAAGTCCGTCTCGGACGCGCTGGTCGGCGACCTCGAGGACATCTCCGAGCGCAAGGAGCGCGAACAGGACCGCATCCTCGAACTCGAGAACGAACTCGAGAAGAAGGAGAAACGGATCGAGACCCTCGAAGACGAACTCGAGTCCGCGCGGGACGTCTCGTCGGCGGCCAAACAGATGGCCGACGCGCTGACCCAGAAAGAGACGGTCCAGGCGCAACTCGGCGGCGGGAACGACGACGAACTGCGCCGCCTGCACGACGAAATCGTCGACCTCGAGGAGGAGCGCGACGACCTCCGCGAGGAACTCGAGGAGCGGGACGAGCGCATCGAGACGCTCGAGGCGAAACTCGAGTCGCGGACGGAGACGATGGAGACGTTGCGCGCGGAAAACGAACGCCTGCAGGAGCGCGTTCGCGACCTCGAGGGCGACGCGACCGAAGCGGCGGAGGCGACGACGGCAGAATCCGACGACGAGATCGTCTACGCCGGCGGCGACGAGGTCGAGTTCGGCTTCACGTCGATCCGCGAAGAACTCGAGACGGCCGGGCAGGACGGTGACGGACGGGACCGCGACGGACGGGCCGACGACCGAAACGGCGACGAGCGAACGGTGGACGATGAGCGGACCGTAGGCGACGAACGGACGGGAAGCGACGAGCGGGCCGACCCAGCGACGACCGAAATCGAAACCGAACCCGTGGAATCGGCGACCGAGGACCTGTTCGAGGGCGACTGGATCGACGACCGCCTCGCGCGGGCGGCCGACCAGTCGCAGTGTTCGGTCGCGGAGGCGCGGCAGGCGCTGGCCGTGCTGGCCCGCTACGGCCCCCTCGAGACGGCGGTCGTCGCGGGCAGCGTCGACCGATCGACGGTCGCCGTCCAGAGCCTCCTCTCGGAGTTGCGGACCGAAGGAGTGCTCGACCGGCCCGCCGAGCGGACTTACACGCTCAGCGACGACGTCCGCTCGACCCTGGACGCGGCGGTGAGCGCCGACTAG